The following proteins are co-located in the Pararge aegeria chromosome 3, ilParAegt1.1, whole genome shotgun sequence genome:
- the LOC120637469 gene encoding dolichyldiphosphatase 1-like, which yields MDNTAKPVTEDFLKNGEIEWQPLSLTLVEYPKGDLLGKFFALTSLAPFGIGAGFVTLILFRRDLHTISFFIGTLINEVLNIILKHLICESRPLIRGHLYNEYGMPSSHSQFVWFFSIYVLYFFVIRLHHINNNSIISALWRVIIVGSCFTLALIVSAGRVYLHYHTTAQVVVGAIVGFIFATAWFTVVHRILTPLFPQMVSLKLCEMLMIRDTTLIPNVLWFEYTTSRQEARTRGRKLAALKPTQ from the exons ATGGATAATACAGCAAAGCCAGTGACCGAAGATTTTTTGAAGAATGGTGAAATCGAGTGGCAACCTCTTTCACTTACTTTGGTTGAATATCCAAAGG GCGATTTGTTAGGCAAATTTTTTGCCTTAACAAGTTTAGCTCCATTTGGTATTGGGGCTGGATTTGTCACTCTAATTTTATTTCGAAGAGACTTGCATACA ATATCTTTCTTCATTGGAACACTAATCAATGAAgtgttaaacataatattaaagcatttaatATGTGAGTCTAGGCCACTGATCAGGGGGCACCTGTATAATGAATATGGAATGCCATCATCACACTCTCAATTTGTTTGGTTTTTTAGCatttatgtcctttatttctttgttataaG GTTGCATCATATAAACAATAACAGCATTATATCAGCACTATGGAGAGTTATTATAGTAGGTAGCTGTTTTACTCTTGCTTTAATTGTAAGTGCTGGCAGAGTATATCTTCACTATCACACAACAGCGCAAGTAGTCGTTGGTGCTATTGTTGGATTTATATTTGCCACTGCATGGTTTACGGTGGTTCATAGAATTTTAACACCACTATTCCCACAAATGGTGTCCCT TAAACTATGTGAAATGTTGATGATACGTGACACAACACTGATACCCAACGTGTTATGGTTCGAGTACACAACATCAAGACAGGAGGCGCGCACGCGAGGCCGCAAGCTAGCTGCCCTGAAGCCTACTCAATga
- the LOC120636060 gene encoding dnaJ homolog subfamily C member 7 encodes MAESEVGDMYITIDDIIPKSPERLAEEKKESGNHYYKVQNYKDALTKYEEAIKLCPENAAYYGNRAACYMMLAMYKKALEDSQKAVALDPTYTKGYIRMAKCYIALGDMSGAEQAIKNASELGGEDCTANERSALASLRRLHDDAQRAMDAQDYRRVVFCMDRCLEYSPSCSKTKLTKAECLAMLGRCQESQEIANDCLRFDSFDTEALYVRGLCLYFEDKDEQAFKHFQQVLRLAPDHKKAIAAYKKAKLLKQKKEEGNEAFKMGRWQEALTLYNEALTIDKTNKKVNAKLYFNKATVCSKLNQTKQAAEACTSALELDDSYVKALLRRAKCYTELGEYEDAVKDYERLYKIDKSKENKQMLHEAKLILKKSKRKDYYKILGIDKTASDDDIKKAYRKRALVHHPDRHADATDVERREQERRFKEVGEAYGVLSDPKKRVRYDRGQDLDEDGFGMSDMDPNMAFQTHFNRGAQHFDFSAGNAFQGSAFSFQFG; translated from the exons atGGCAGAGTCAGAAGTTGGGGACATGTATATCACAATAGATGATATAATTCCTAAAAGTCCCGAAAG gctggctgaagaaaaaaaagagaGTGGAAATCATTACTACAAGGTACAAAATTATAAGGATGCATTGACCAAGTATGAAGAAGCAATTAAGTTATGCCCAGAAAATGCAGCATATTATGGCAACAGAGCTGCATGTTACATGATGCTTGCAATGTATAAGAAAGCTCTTGAAGACTCACAGAAAGCTGTTGCTCTTGATCCCACATACACCAAAGGTTACATACGGATGGCAAAATGTTACATTGCACTGG GTGATATGTCTGGAGCTGAACAAGCAATTAAAAATGCTAGTGAACTTGGCGGTGAAGACTGTACTGCCAATGAACGCAGTGCACTGGCTTCATTGCGACGGCTGCACGATGATGCCCAACGGGCCATGGACGCACAAGACTACCGACGTGTTGTCTTCTGCATGGATCGATGCCTTGAATACAGTCCCTCATGTTCAAA aacAAAACTTACAAAAGCTGAATGTTTGGCTATGCTTGGGCGATGTCAAGAATCACAAGAGATAGCTAACGATTGCTTACGATTCGATAGTTTCGATACTGAAGCACTTTATGTGAGAGGATTGTGTCTTTATTTTGAg gATAAGGATGAGCAAGCTTTTAAGCATTTCCAACAAGTGTTACGACTTGCACCAGATCATAAGAAAGCCATTGCAGCATACAAAAAGGCTAAATTGTTGaaacaaaagaaagaagaag GTAACGAAGCATTCAAAATGGGCAGATGGCAGGAAGCTTTAACTCTTTACAACGAAGCATTAACTATTGATAAAACGAATAAGAAGGTTAACGCTAAACTATACTTTAACAAAGCGACCGTGTGCTCAAAGTTAAATCAAACTAAACAGGCTGCAGAGGCCTGTACATCAGCTCTAGAACTCGATGACAGTTATGTGAAAGCATTACTAAGACGCGCCAAATGTTACACTGAACTCGGAGAGTACGAGGACGCTGTCAAAGATTATGAAAGACTTTACAAAATTGACAAAAGTAAAGAGAACAAGCAAATGCTACATGAGGCCAAATTAATTCTTAAGAAATCGAAACGCAAGGACTACTATAAAATTCTTGGAATTGACAAAACTGCATCCGATGATGACATCAAAAAGGCCTATAg GAAGCGGGCCTTGGTGCACCATCCGGACCGACACGCGGACGCAACGGACGTAGAACGCCGCGAGCAAGAGCGCCGCTTCAAGGAAGTGGGCGAGGCGTACGGCGTGCTCAGTGACCCCAAGAAACGCGTGCGCTACGACCGTGGGCAAGACCTGGACGAAGACGGCTTTGGCATGTCCG ataTGGATCCGAACATGGCATTCCAGACACACTTCAACCGTGGCGCCCAACATTTTGACTTCAGTGCTGGAAATGCATTCCAAGGATCTGCATTCAGCTTCCAGtttggataa